In Gossypium raimondii isolate GPD5lz chromosome 12, ASM2569854v1, whole genome shotgun sequence, a single window of DNA contains:
- the LOC105764900 gene encoding E3 ubiquitin protein ligase RIN2: MAVSYLAISAASTALSFIGLQVWAEFSLDKLQNDGLISENFIHTENVDRALELLLGSYASLALLANFVLNVFILLILSLKTVFFGDLYPLETRKLVERLINYVIYKGTFLPLVIPPTVFQAGLWSIWLIVICCLKMFQALARDRFERLNASPSATPWAYFRVFSVFLFALTFNIFWIWLSLMLYKQVNSSMFLLLFFEPLSIAFETVQAILVHGFQLLEILLHSVGNSADCQRAKLFDLSAAGSFWEWKGILIRNLGFFLDMATLLMALGHYVLIWWLHGMAFHLVDAVLFLNIRALLSAIVKRVKGFIKLRMAFGALHGALPDATSEEIRAYDDECAICREPMAKAKKLHCNHLFHLACLRSWLDQGLNEVYSCPTCRKPLFLGRSENEANSRTAEALSDEQLARQINSGLNRPNMPGHALPAGVFPNQMQNAVEGSPWRSGGLDSEWLHSWPNQNVDGAGPSTDTRSVGLGRVHMMMRHLASVGETYAQTALEDTAWSLWPMNPSQAAASASSVPPNVGGRFPTNTGSLHIRTASRTANEGVANILAMAETVREVLPHVPDEVIFQDLQRTNSVTVTVNNLLQM; this comes from the exons ATGGCTGTGAGCTACTTGGCAATCTCAGCAGCGTCCACAGCTTTAAGCTTCATAGGTCTTCAAGTTTGGGCAGAATTTTCACTTGATAAACTTCAGAATGATGGGTTAATTAGCGAGAATTTCATTCATACGGAAAATGTTGACCGTGCACTTGAGCTTCTTTTAGGTTCTTATGCCTCCTTGGCTCTGCTGGCAAATTTTGTGCTCAATGTATTTATTCTACTCATCCTTTCTCTGAAG ACTGTATTTTTTGGCGACTTATACCCCTTAGAAACTCGAAAGTTAGTAGAACGTCTTATCAACTATGTTATCTACAAg GGGACCTTTCTACCATTAGTAATTCCACCAACAGTATTCCAAGCAGGTCTCTGGTCAATTTGGTTGATTGTTATATGTTGTCTAAAG ATGTTTCAAGCTTTGGCCAGGGATAGATTTGAGCGTTTGAATGCGTCTCCTTCTGCTACACCATGGGCATACTTTCGAGTCTTTTCTGTGTTTCTGTTTGCCCTCACTTTCAATATATTCTG GATATGGCTGAGCCTTATGTTATACAAACAAGTGAATTCATCCATGTTTTTGCTGTTGTTTTTTGAACCTCTGAGTATCGCTTTTGAGACTGTGCAG GCTATACTGGTTCATGGGTTTCAGCTGCTTGAAATATTGCTCCATTCAGTGGGGAACAGTGCAGATTGCCAAAGAGCAAAACTCTTTGATTTATCGGCTGCTG GTTCATTTTGGGAATGGAAGGGCATTCTTATTCGCAATTTAGGTTTCTTCCTTGACATGGCAACACTGTTAATGGCACTTGGGCATTATGTTCTTATTTGGTGGCTCCATGGCATGGCATTCCATCTTGTGGATGCAGTTCTTTTCTTGAATATACGT GCTTTGCTAAGTGCAATTGTGAAACGTGTAAAGGGatttattaaattgagaatGGCATTTGGGGCTCTTCATGGAGCACTACCTGATGCAACATCCGAAGAGATACGAGCATATGATGATGAATGTGCAATATGTCGG GAACCTATGGCCAAAGCTAAAAAGCTTCACTGTAATCACCTTTTTCATCTTGCATGCTTGAGATCCTG GTTGGACCAAGGCTTAAATGAAGTTTACTCATGTCCCACTTGTAGAAAGCCACTTTTCCTTGGAAGAAGTGAAAATGAGGCAAATTCTCGCACTGCAGAAGCTTTAAGTGATGAGCAGTTGGCCCGTCAGATAAATTCTGGACTAAATCGGCCAAATATGCCTGGTCATGCCCTACCTGCCGGAGTATTCCCAAATCAAATGCAGAATGCAGTAGAAGGCAGCCCTTGGAG GAGTGGAGGACTGGATTCTGAATGGTTGCATTCTTGGCCAAACCAGAATGTTGATGGAGCCGGTCCTTCTACTGATACCAGATCAGTTGGACTTGGGAGAGTTCATATGATGATGAGGCACCTTGCATCTGTTGGAGAAACTTATGCCCAAACTGCTCTAGAAGATACTGCTTGGAGCCTTTGGCCCATGAACCCATCTCAGGCTGCTGCATCTGCTTCATCTGTTCCTCCAAATGTTGGAGGAAGGTTTCCCACAAATACCGGTAGTTTACATATTAGGACTGCTTCACGCACTGCAAATGAGGGTGTAGCAAATATACTTGCCATGGCTGAGACTGTACGGGAGGTTTTGCCGCATGTCCCGGATGAGGTGATTTTTCAG GACTTGCAGAGAACAAATTCTGTTACAGTTACTGTGAATAATCTTCTCCAAATGTGA